The following coding sequences lie in one Lolium perenne isolate Kyuss_39 chromosome 2, Kyuss_2.0, whole genome shotgun sequence genomic window:
- the LOC127329515 gene encoding uncharacterized protein has product MKKRHMDAMALVTTYGKPDVFLTMTCNPNWPEIQDELFPGQTAQVRPDLVARVFRAKLETMKDMLTKEHIIGVVKAYVYVNSMIVSYPPSFLTSISTLELYAMVVKHMMHGPCGVLKPKNVCIQEGKCKCRYPREFNKTTVQGKDSYPLYKRRKDGSSAKVRGQMLDNRWVVPYNPYLLRMFNCHINVEVCSSIKAVKYLYKYIYKGHDHTSFNIDIPDAQGNIDDIKRFIDARWVTPPEVMWRIFGFILCENYPSVLQLPLHLEGMHRVTFKEGDDLKNVLASDGADKSMLTEYFKTNRDRDDARHILYNDFPGTFRWLSTKVWQKRKNRVFQVGRIVSANPAEGDRYFLRVLLNHVTGSQSFQDLKTVDGVLCDNFRQAAERRGLIEADNTLDQCLTESAQWAMPVSLRRLFATILVFCEASDIRGLWDRHLKDMSDDFRRRHTCPTAVEQEVLLDIRGMLQSMGKDIKSFPLPDIDDNYDNTEGEAREVIEEMAIVVDEHDKSLASSLNTEQLRAYDEILAAVDRHQGGVFFVNGPGGTGKTFLYRALLAKVRGEKNIAVATATSGVAASIMPGGRTAHSRFKIPLNIDAEGSSCNFTKQCGAAKLLRMASLILWDEATMTKRQAVEALDKCMRDIMGRRNRPFGGKTVVFGGDFRQVLPVVRKGSRGQIVEVTLRSSYLWKDMRPLRLVTNMRAHNDQWFADYLLRVGNGTEETDEEGNIRLAEDICVPSTDNEVDDLEKPINHVFPALNHNMTDPGYMTSRAILSTKNDNVDIINRRMIDRFQGEEKIYHSFDSAEDDPHGYYSQEFLNDLTPNGLPPHTLKLKIKCPIILLRNIDPASGSCNDTRLVVRGFQRSAIDAEIMVGQHAGERVFLPRIPLCPSDDDIFPFKFKRKQFPVRLSFAMMINKAQGQTIPIVGVYLPEPVFSHGQLYVALSRATAKNNIKILAIKDNGKDKNEKSKKRKRSESLVTTTMNIVYKEVLSG; this is encoded by the exons ATGAAGAAAAGGCACATGGACGCCATGGCATTGGTGACGACGTACGGCAAGCCTGACGTCTTCCTAACGATGACCTGCAATCCTAACTGGCCAGAGATACAGGATGAGTTGTTTCCTGGCCAAACCGCGCAGGTCCGACCTGATCTTGTGGCCCGAGTGTTCAGGGCCAAGCTAGAGACCATGAAAGATATGCTGACTAAGGAGCATATCATAGGCGTTGTGAAGGCGTACGTCTACGTG AACAGTATGATCGTGTCATATCCGCCGAGCTTCCTGACAAGCATAAGTACCCTAGAACTTTACGCCATGGTCGTGAAGCATATGATGCATGGCCCATGCGGTGTGCTGAAGCCCAAGAACGTGTGCATACAAGAAGGGAAGTGCAAGTGCAGGTACCCTCGGGAGTTCAACAAGACCACCGTACAGGGAAAGGACTCCTACCCTCTGTACAAGAGACGAAAAGATGGAAGTTCAGCGAAGGTCCGCGGTCAGATGCTAGACAACAGATGGGTAGTGCCCTACAACCCTTACCTGCTGCGCATGTTCAACTGCCACATCAACGTGGAGGTGTGCTCTAGCATAAAGGCTGTCAAGTACCTGTACAAATACATATACAAGGGCCACGATCATACTTCGTTTAACATTGACATACCTGACGCTCAAGGTAACATTGACGATATCAAGAGATTCATTGACGCGAGGTGGGTTACTCCTCCGGAAGTAATGTGGAGGATATTCGGGTTCATTCTCTGCGAGAACTACCCGTCGGTCCTACAGCTACCGCTACATCTGGAGGGCATGCACAGAGTCACATTCAAAGAAGGAGATGACCTGAAGAATGTTCTTGCCAGTGATGGCGCGGACAAGTCTATGCTGACGGAGTATTTCAAGACTAACCGGGACCGCGACGATGCAAGACATATTCTGTACAATGACTTTCCAGGAACGTTCAGATGGCTATCAACAAAGGTATGGCAGAAGAGGAAAAACCGGGTTTTCCAAGTAGGACGAATCGTGTCAGCCAATCCTGCCGAGGGGGATCGGTACTTTCTAAGGGTGCTTCTAAACCACGTAACAGGCTCCCAGTCCTTCCAAGACCTGAAAACAGTTGACGGTGTGCTATGTGATAACTTCCGGCAGGCCGCCGAGAGGAGGGGTCTCATCGAGGCCGACAACACCCTCGACCAGTGTCTTACTGAGTCAGCCCAATGGGCCATGCCAGTCTCGCTCAGGAGGCTATTCGCGACAATCTTGGTATTCTGTGAGGCCAGCGACATACGCGGTCTATGGGATAGGCACCTTAAGGATATGTCTGATGACTTCAGGCGACGTCACACGTGCCCTACCGCGGTGGAGCAGGAGGTGTTGCTTGACATCAGGGGCATGCTGCAGTCCATGGGCAAAGACATAAAGTCGTTCCCTCTTCCGGACATTGATGATAATTATGACAACACGGAAGGGGAGGCGAGGGAGGTCATTGAGGAAATGGCTATCGTCGTTGATGAACACGACAAATCTCTTGCGTCCTCACTGAACACCGAGCAGCTGAGGGCATATGACGAAATATTGGCCGCAGTCGACCGACACCAAGGGGGTGTATTCTTTGTCAATGGTCCTGGAGGCACTGGGAAGACCTTCCTGTACAGGGCATTGCTTGCTAAAGTTCGAGGTGAGAAAAATATCGCAGTAGCCACAGCGACGTCAGGTGTTGCTGCTTCCATCATGCCTGGAGGTAGGACCGCCCACTCGAGATTCAAGATCCCACTCAACATTGATGCAGAAGGGTCATCGTGCAACTTCACCAAACAATGTGGGGCAGCCAAGCTCCTAAGGATGGCTTCGCTCATCCTATGGGATGAGGCCACAATGACAAAGCGGCAAGCGGTTGAGGCGCTGGACAAGTGCATGCGCGACATCATGGGCCGACGGAACCGGCCTTTCGGGGGCAAGACCGTCGTGTTTGGTGGAGATTTCAGGCAGGTGCTTCCTGTTGTCAGGAAAGGGAGCCGAGGTCAGATAGTCGAGGTTACCCTACGGAGTTCGTACCTCTGGAAGGATATGCGCCCGCTAAGGCTTGTCACCAACATGAGGGCGCATAACGACCAGTGGTTTGCAGATTACCTATTGAGGGTAGGAAATGGCACCGAGGAGACAGACGAGGAAGGCAACATCCGACTCGCAGAAGATATATGTGTGCCTTCGACAGACAACGAGGTCGACGACTTAGAGAAGCCAATCAACCATGTGTTTCCTGCCCTGAACCACAACATGACGGATCCTGGTTACATGACATCTCGAGCAATCCTCTCCACCAAAAACGATAACGTGGATATAATAAACCGACGTATGATAGATCGTTTCCAGGGAGAGGAGAAGATCTACCATAGCTTTGATAGTGCAGAAGACGATCCGCATGGATACTACTCTCAAGAGTTCTTGAACGACCTGACTCCTAATGGTCTTCCTCCTCACACACTTAAGCTGAAGATAAAATGCCCTATTATACTGCTAAGGAACATTGACCCAGCTAGCGGGTCGTGCAACGACACAAGGCTCGTGGTCCGTGGGTTCCAACGGAGCGCCATCGACGCAgagatcatggtgggacaacacgcCGGGGAGAGGGTGTTTCTTCCTCGGATACCTCTGTGCCCCTCCGACGACGACATTTTCCCGTTCAAATTTAAGAGGAAGCAGTTCCCGGTAAGGCTCAGCTTTGCCATGATGATTAACAAGGCGCAAGGGCAGACCATCCCGATTGTCGGCGTCTACCTACCGGAGCCAGTATTCTCTCATGGTCAGCTGTACGTGGCGTTGTCCAGAGCCACCGCAAAAAACAACATTAAGATCCTCGCCATCAAGGACAATGGAAAGGACAAGAACGAGAAATCAAAAAAGCGAAAAAGATCCGAGTCCTTAGTAACAACCACAATGAATATAGTTTACAAAGAAGTCCTAAGCGGTTGA